The window AGTCGATCGCAGCCTGGACCGCCGACATCGCCGCGACGGCGGAGGCGACGCTCGTGATGCTCAGGCTCGTGAGGCCGAGCGAGGCCGCGGTCGTCGTCGGCAGGCCCACGGTCACCTGGTCGTTCGCGGAGTCGGTCGGGCCGATCTGGAACGTGAGCGTCCCGTTCGTCCCGTTGAGCAGCTGGATGCCGGCGAACTCCGACGAGTTCGCGATCTGCGTGAGCTCGTTCGTGAGCGCCGTGAACTCCTGCTGGTCCGCGTTCGACGCGGTCGTCGAGTTGGACGTCGAGGAGTTCGCCGCCTGCGTGGCGAGCGCGTTCATCTGCTGGAGGATCGCCTCCTGCTGGTTCATCGCGCTCTGCGCCGTCTGGAGCATCGAGACCGCGGTCTGCGCGTTCGAGCTCGCCGCCTGGTAGCCGTTGATCTCGAACTGCAGGGACTGCGCGATCGAGTACCCAGCCGGGTTGTCCGCCGCGGTCTGGATCTGCAGGCCCGAGCTGAGCTGCGACACGACCTGCGAGAGCGCCGCGTCGGTGCTGTTCAGGTTGTTCTCGGCGCCGAGGGCGGCGAGATTGTCGTTGATCGTCAGCATGTCGTGTGGTCCTCCTTGACGGTGCAGGAGCCTTCCATGGCCCCGCGAGTCATTACGGACGTGGCGGCGGCGCCCTTTAGCCCCTTCACCGCCGCTGCTCGCCGGCCGTTAGCACCCGCCGTGACGTCCGAGCCCCCGGGTGCGCGCGCGAGCGGGACGGAGCCGCTCGTCTCGCTGTGCATGATCGTGAAGGACGAGGAGGGCGAGCTCGCACAGGCCCTCGCCTCGGCGACGGGCCTCGCCGACGAGGTCGTCGTCTACGACACCGGGTCGAGCGACGGGACCGTGGCGCTCGCGCGCCGCCTCGGCGCCAGGGTCGTCGAGGGCTACTGGGACGACGACTTCTCGCGGGCGCGCAACGCTGCGCTCGGCGAGTGCTCCGGCGAGTGGGTCCTGTGGCTGGACGCCGACGAGAGCGTGACCGGGGACTTCACGCGCCTACGGGAGCGCCTCGCCGCCGAAGGACGCGTCGACGCCCTCCTCGTGTCGATCGAGTCGCTCGAGGGCGCCGGGCTGTCCGGCCGGCTCGCCTTCCACGCGACGCGGCTCTTCCGGCGCCGCGCCTGCCGGTGGCTCGGCGCCCTCCACGAGCAGGTGGTCCGCCGCGCCGACGCGCAGCTCCCGGTGGCCGGCATGGCGAGCGAGGTGCGCATCCTCCACCGCGGCTACACCGCCGCCTCCCAGCTCGACCGGCGCAAGGTCGAGCGGAACCTGAAGATCGCCCGGCGCGCGCTCGACGAGCAGGGAGGCGACGGCGCCGCTCGGGCGATCGCCCTCGTCAACTACGGTCGGACGCTGTCCGCGAGCACCCGGGCCGACGAGGCGATCGCGCCGCTCGAGGAGGCGGCGGCGTGCACCGACAACCCCACCATCCGGCGCCAGGCGCTCCAGACCCTCGTGCGAGTCCAGGTCGGGCTGGGCCGCCTCGACGAGGCGCTCGCGACCGTCGACGAGCTGCGCGACCACTCGACGAGCCAGGTCACCGCGGACGTCCTCGAGGCGCGGGTGCGGCTCGAGCGCGGCGAGCTCGTCGAGGTGCTCGAGATCACCGACCGGGTGCCCTTCCTCGAGCTCGACGACGACGGGTTCGAGGGAGGGCGGAACCTCGTCGCCTGGATGCGGGCGCGCGCGCTGCGCGGCCTGGGGCGCCCGTCCGAGGCGGCCGACGCCCTCCTCGAGGGCATGCGGACGCACGGGATCCTCGACGAGCCGCTCTCGAGCGTCTGCGACCTGCTCGAGCAGGCGCGCCGCTCGCCGGCCGAGATCGCCGACCACGTCCGACCCGAGTGCGTCGCCGTCGTCGCCGCGGCCGCGACCCGCCTCGAGCCGTCCCGAGCCGACGCCGTCCTCAGCGGCCTCGCGCAGCGCTTCCCCGAGCGCGTCGAGGTCCTCGCCGCGGCGAGCGTCGTGGCCGGCGAGCTCCCCGTCGCGCGCGCCCTGTACTGGTCGGCCCGCCTGCGCGAGCGCGGACTCGCCGACCCGTGCCCGCTCGTGCGCATCGCCGGGCGCGCCGGGATCGAGCCGGTGGTGCGACTGCGCGCCGCGGCGGCCGCCTACGGTGCCTTCGCCGAGGAGCGGGTGGTCGCCGCCGCGCGCGCCGCGCTCGGCGACCTCGACGCGGCCGGACGCACCGGTGCACTCGAGGACGTCGCCCAGCTCTCGCCGGCGCTCGCGCGGCTCCTCGCGTCGGGCCGCCGGACCGCCGCGCTGCGCCTCGCCCGGGACGCGAGGCGCGCGCCCGGCTACCTCAGCTGCTCGACCGCCGACGGCGGGGACCTCGTCGCCGACCCGAGCGCGCTCCCCCTCCCCGACGGCGCCTGCCACCTCGCCGTCGTCCCCGACCTGCTCTGCGGGCTCGGCGACGACGACCTCGACGCGGCGCTCGACGAGCTGCGGCGCGTCCTCGCCGACGGCGCGCGCCTCGAGGTGCGCGTCCCCAACCTCGAGCACGTGGCGCGCCAGGTCCTCGCCGACGGCGACGTCGAGCGGGCGCTCACCGCCCTCTACGGGCCCGGACGCTTCGGGGCGCCCGACGCGCCGGGGCGCAACCGGACGGCGTTCAGCGCCTCGACGCTCGCAGCCCTCCTCGAGGGCGCCGGCTTCACCCTCGAGTCGCTCGAGGCCGGCGCCGAGCTCGTGGCGCGCGCCCGCCGGGCGGAGCTGCGCGAGCGCCGCTGCGACAGGCCGGCCCCGCTGCTGAGCGTCGCGTTCGTCGCGAGCGACGGGGACGGTGAGCGCCTCGCGGCGAGCCTGGACTCGCTCGCGAGCGAGCGCGCGGTCGCCTTCGAGCTCCTCGTCCTCGCGAACGGACCATCGGCCCGGCTGCGCAGCGTGCTCGACGCGGTCGCGCTGGACGTCTCCCGGCTCGAGAGCGAGGCACGCCTCTCCTTCGGGCGGGCGGCGAACCTCCTCGTCCGGGCCGCGCGCGCCGAGCTCGTCGTCCTCGCCGCCCCGGGTGTCGCCTTCGCGCCCGGGGCACTGGCGGCGCTCGTGCCGGCCTTCGAGGACGGCGACGTCGCGGGCGGCGCACCGCTCGTCGTCGACGCCGAGGGGGTCGTGCGCGCCACCGGGCTCGAGCTCGGCGCCGATCCCGACCGACCAGTCCTCTCGTGCCGCCCTCGCGGCGCCCTCGCCCGGCGCGACGCCGAGGCGGTCGTCGCCCCGAGCGACGTCGACGCGCTCGTGCCCGGGTGCCTCGCGCTGCGGCGCTCGGCGCTGTCGCACGCCGGCGGCTTCGGCGCCCGATACGACGAGCTCGACGCGGTCGTGGACGTCTCCCTTCGCCTGCGCGCGCTCGGCTGGCGGCTGCGCTACGTCCCGAGCGCCGTCGCGACGGCGCCCGCCCTCCCGACGGAGGTCGACGCGAGCGAGCGGCTCGCCCGGCGGTGGGCCTCGCACCCGCTCCTCCCGCGACAGGTACGCGCGCCGCTGCGCCGCAGCGAGCTCCTACCCCAGAGCACCCTCGTCGATCGGGTGATGGTGGGCAGCGGCCAGCTGCGCGTGCCGCCGCCCCGCCCCGGCGGCGTCAACCTCGTCGGCCGCTTCGACGCGTCCGGGGCTGCGAGCGGGCGCGCCCAGCGCCTCGGCGAAGCGCTCGCGTCGCTCGGGGTCGCGACCGCCCGCCTGCACTGCGGGGACGGCGCCGTGCGCCCGGTCGGCGGCGACGAGCCGCTCGCCTACGACACGACGCTGTTCTGCCTCGACCCCGCCGAGCTCTACGCCTTCCTCGCCGTCGTGGGCCTCGAGTCGCTGCGCGGGCGCTACACGATCGGCACGTGGCACTACCCCTTCGTCGAGCCCGCCGGCGACTGCGCCGGCCTCGCCCAGATGACGAACGAGCTGTGGGTGCCGAGCGAGTCGGCGCGTCGCGCCCTCGCCGCCGTGAGCGCGAAGCCCGTCCTGCGCATGCCACCGGCCATCGCCTGCCCCCGCCTTGCCGAACGCCACCGCGACGGCGCGACGTTCGTCGTCTCGGCCGTCGCGCAGCTCGGCACCGGCTCGGCCGGCGAGATCGCCCGTGCGAACCCGACGGGCGCGATCGAGGCCTTCCGCGCGGCCTTCCGCCGCGGCGAGGACGCCGTCCTCGAGCTGCGCCTCGAGGGCGACAACACGGCGCGCGCGCTCGACGCCTGCGAGGCGGCCGCGGACGGCGACCCGCGGGTTCGCCTCCTCGCCGAGCCCGAGCCCGCAGGCGCAGCGCTCGAGCGGGGCGACTGCTTCCTCGGCCTCCAGCGCGCCTCCGCCTTCGAGCACCCGAT of the Acidimicrobiales bacterium genome contains:
- a CDS encoding glycosyltransferase; this translates as MTSEPPGARASGTEPLVSLCMIVKDEEGELAQALASATGLADEVVVYDTGSSDGTVALARRLGARVVEGYWDDDFSRARNAALGECSGEWVLWLDADESVTGDFTRLRERLAAEGRVDALLVSIESLEGAGLSGRLAFHATRLFRRRACRWLGALHEQVVRRADAQLPVAGMASEVRILHRGYTAASQLDRRKVERNLKIARRALDEQGGDGAARAIALVNYGRTLSASTRADEAIAPLEEAAACTDNPTIRRQALQTLVRVQVGLGRLDEALATVDELRDHSTSQVTADVLEARVRLERGELVEVLEITDRVPFLELDDDGFEGGRNLVAWMRARALRGLGRPSEAADALLEGMRTHGILDEPLSSVCDLLEQARRSPAEIADHVRPECVAVVAAAATRLEPSRADAVLSGLAQRFPERVEVLAAASVVAGELPVARALYWSARLRERGLADPCPLVRIAGRAGIEPVVRLRAAAAAYGAFAEERVVAAARAALGDLDAAGRTGALEDVAQLSPALARLLASGRRTAALRLARDARRAPGYLSCSTADGGDLVADPSALPLPDGACHLAVVPDLLCGLGDDDLDAALDELRRVLADGARLEVRVPNLEHVARQVLADGDVERALTALYGPGRFGAPDAPGRNRTAFSASTLAALLEGAGFTLESLEAGAELVARARRAELRERRCDRPAPLLSVAFVASDGDGERLAASLDSLASERAVAFELLVLANGPSARLRSVLDAVALDVSRLESEARLSFGRAANLLVRAARAELVVLAAPGVAFAPGALAALVPAFEDGDVAGGAPLVVDAEGVVRATGLELGADPDRPVLSCRPRGALARRDAEAVVAPSDVDALVPGCLALRRSALSHAGGFGARYDELDAVVDVSLRLRALGWRLRYVPSAVATAPALPTEVDASERLARRWASHPLLPRQVRAPLRRSELLPQSTLVDRVMVGSGQLRVPPPRPGGVNLVGRFDASGAASGRAQRLGEALASLGVATARLHCGDGAVRPVGGDEPLAYDTTLFCLDPAELYAFLAVVGLESLRGRYTIGTWHYPFVEPAGDCAGLAQMTNELWVPSESARRALAAVSAKPVLRMPPAIACPRLAERHRDGATFVVSAVAQLGTGSAGEIARANPTGAIEAFRAAFRRGEDAVLELRLEGDNTARALDACEAAADGDPRVRLLAEPEPAGAALERGDCFLGLQRASAFEHPIAEAMAAGVPVVAVAHGGPSEYLRSDNAEKVAFSLARTTKAHLPYPIGAPWAEPDVADAARRLRLVFDDPARARTKARRARAAIASRYAPRVAHGAIGARLAAIAAALRGEVRAAG
- a CDS encoding flagellin, with protein sequence MLTINDNLAALGAENNLNSTDAALSQVVSQLSSGLQIQTAADNPAGYSIAQSLQFEINGYQAASSNAQTAVSMLQTAQSAMNQQEAILQQMNALATQAANSSTSNSTTASNADQQEFTALTNELTQIANSSEFAGIQLLNGTNGTLTFQIGPTDSANDQVTVGLPTTTAASLGLTSLSITSVASAVAAMSAVQAAIDSLASSAASVGAAQNQIQVLANNVTVAQQNLTAARANLVDVNIAAATSQFTSLNILEQSGVAVLAQVQQLPQLALKLI